In Romeriopsis navalis LEGE 11480, the following are encoded in one genomic region:
- a CDS encoding cytochrome c oxidase subunit II: protein MQQIPSSLLTLLAGIIITLISFWVGQNNHWLPEQASLQAPLVDQLFNVMVGIGTALFIIVQGLIIYGMVKFRQPPGDETDGSDNEGNIPLEILWTAIPAVIVIGLGVYSVDVYQQMGGFTAGSAGMEAAHAHHHQMGDGEVQMAAMGDEMMSPGAAIAAPAPKDLVATTYGLGTGKDGADLVVNVTGMQFAWLFEYPDQGVTVGELHVPAGKKVKLQMKAVDVLHAFWIPQFRLKQDVMPGLDSELQFTATKTGTFPVFCAELCGAYHGSMRTTAIVESPEVFNEWLKNNQIAQADQKRQQIAQAPSAERSDSDFLQPYAQDIGVDPASLEALQQAS, encoded by the coding sequence ATGCAACAAATTCCTTCATCATTATTGACCCTGCTTGCAGGGATTATCATTACCCTGATTAGCTTCTGGGTGGGTCAGAATAACCATTGGCTACCCGAGCAGGCTTCACTTCAAGCCCCGCTCGTTGATCAATTATTTAACGTCATGGTGGGGATCGGTACAGCCCTCTTCATCATTGTCCAAGGCCTGATCATCTATGGCATGGTCAAGTTTCGTCAGCCACCGGGAGATGAAACCGATGGTAGCGACAACGAAGGCAACATTCCGCTGGAAATTTTATGGACCGCGATCCCCGCAGTCATCGTGATTGGCTTAGGTGTCTACAGCGTGGATGTCTATCAGCAAATGGGCGGTTTCACCGCTGGCAGTGCCGGGATGGAAGCGGCCCACGCCCACCATCACCAAATGGGCGATGGGGAGGTCCAAATGGCCGCGATGGGCGACGAGATGATGTCCCCAGGCGCGGCGATCGCCGCGCCCGCACCCAAGGATTTAGTCGCCACCACCTATGGCCTCGGGACCGGTAAAGACGGTGCCGACCTTGTGGTCAACGTCACGGGCATGCAATTTGCCTGGCTGTTTGAATATCCCGATCAAGGTGTCACGGTCGGCGAACTACACGTTCCCGCTGGGAAAAAAGTAAAACTCCAGATGAAGGCTGTCGATGTACTACATGCCTTCTGGATTCCGCAGTTCCGGCTGAAGCAAGATGTCATGCCGGGCTTAGATTCCGAACTGCAATTCACCGCCACCAAGACCGGCACCTTCCCCGTTTTCTGTGCAGAGCTATGTGGGGCTTACCACGGCTCGATGCGGACAACGGCGATCGTCGAATCACCGGAAGTGTTCAACGAATGGCTCAAGAATAACCAAATCGCCCAGGCCGATCAAAAGCGTCAGCAGATTGCCCAAGCGCCAAGTGCTGAACGATCGGATAGCGATTTTCTTCAGCCTTATGCCCAGGACATCGGCGTTGATCCCGCCAGCCTCGAAGCGCTCCAACAAGCGTCCTAA